One region of Citrus sinensis cultivar Valencia sweet orange chromosome 6, DVS_A1.0, whole genome shotgun sequence genomic DNA includes:
- the LOC102610695 gene encoding probable transcription factor At1g11510 isoform X1, translating into MAPKKPNPREEPPAASSSAEEEEEEEDDSSGSELEVSSSSSDDDGEEEEKDTQGQDHATTMLPKTQKQPALKKPEATAQTKAPSSESESESESGSEPGASPKPSEAMKPTSSKRPNEAENKEAANAKDSKRAKKNGGADEELHKKEPGEDTKKQQPPLFQRLWSEDDEIIVLKRMIEYSTEKGIDPSQDTQAFYDYVKNSLHGDYTKAQLMDKIRRLKKKCVNNLRKSAKKGGVRTFSNPHEQRAYDLSKKLWEGSEESTGGVMALSAAKSYKKNQSQRGNNELLAALKAELLGEEGAVGDKKGNAAVFFDKTLGVAGLEEFVLHDGFNMISGAKKAELEERWKNLQVAQLKLFLQRNELIKEQALLILEASRKTTQ; encoded by the exons ATGGCACCGAAGAAGCCGAATCCAAGGGAAGAACCACCAGCTGCTTCTTCGTcagcagaagaagaagaagaagaagaagacgacTCTTCAGGTTCAGAATTAGAAGTGTCGTCGTCGTCATCCGATGACgatggagaagaagaagaaaaagacacTCAAGGCCAAGACCACGCGACGACAATGTTGCCAAAAACCCAGAAGCAACCGGCTCTCAAAAAACCAGAAGCAACCGCCCAGACCAAGGCCCCCAGTTCTGAGTCGGAATCGGAATCAGAATCCGGGTCCGAACCCGGTGCTTCTCCGAAGCCTAGCGAAGCGATGAAACCCACGTCGTCGAAACGCCCGAATGAGGCTGAGAACAAGGAGGCCGCGAATGCGAAAGACTCTAAGCGAGCTAAAAAGAATGGTGGTGCCGATGAGGAGCTGCACAAGAAAGAGCCCGGAGAGGATACTAAGAAACAGCAGCCGCCGCTTTTTCAACGACTGTGGAGTGaggatgatgaaattattgTGCTGAAGCGAATGATCGAGTATTCGACAGAAAAGGGTATTGATCCGAGTCAAGATACACAAGCTTTTTATGATTATGTCAAGAATTCGCTACACGGGGACTATACTAAAGCTCAGTTGATGGATAAGATTAGGAGATTGAAGAAAAAGTGTGTGAATAATCTTAGAAAGAGTGCCAAGAAAGGAGGCGTCCGTACTTTTTCGAATCCACACGAGCAGAGAGCGTATGATCTGTCTAAAAAGTTATGGGAAGGAAGCGAAGAAAGTACTGGTGGAGTCATGGCATTATCAGCTGCTAAGTCTTATAAGAAGAATCAGAGCCAAAGGGGGAATAATGAGTTATTGGCTGCTTTGAAAGCAGAGTTGTTGGGTGAAGAAGGGGCCGTAGGAGATAAGAAAGGGAATGCAGCggttttttttgataaaactcTGGGTGTGGCTGGTTTGGAGGAGTTTGTGCTCCATGATGGATTTAACATGATCAGTGGAGCGAAAAAGGCAGAGTTGGAGGAAAGGTGGAAAAACTTGCAGGTTGCTCAGTTGAAGTTGTTCTTGCAGCGGAATGAGTTGATTAAGGAGCAGGCATTGTTGATTTTGGAAGCTTCAAGGAA GACAACTCAATAA
- the LOC127903066 gene encoding uncharacterized protein LOC127903066, which yields MSNRKRKLIVDEGDEESGDSGLNVPIPTDFLGPSSSVGPSHGRDTLEYPRPLIVSPSSEIELVGNRGGPASGSGENHSYGGVRVPEGVGDGEGSSSGPSRPPQRRHLGHRAEADSYPIDYTACATTETDLFKLRNLYDIPSEVLLVVPGKGDVPSRPPRGYVTMHLESFKLGARLPLQRYFAKILGGMHLAPGQLHPNGWRVLSAMYVLWKRCESEEPSLVEVKHLYQLRSSPREAGWYYFMSSSAKRKPITGFPSSCKNWKNKFFFAGGNWCPAAHSLSESWGLIGGLEDRPLLQVETALLNASTCQDLLSPTSLVGSGLVDIAAGMDNKILSAMTRKRGRASGSSSNPPPPPKKTSVGPSKAPVPALPPPPPHKSGGERISDKSPEVSLQSGDRSSSLPSREQGDYLSLYQKDYKRSVGPKMVKDIESIDLSELAASVKRVSFRLATMVSCYKAGAARHERKLQADNQELKKKADSADRSKEKLAELNQQMLELAEKVAVAESTSSNLEDELGGLKSDLQVAQSERDTLRTALEGEIKSLSDQLAEEKGKSADVDDRLDAEYNSGVAFSYKCIMSVLKEEYPELDMSKLESGVERYMAGASQGDKEQGEQDQVEAPLDRAQEEEIGGRAFEVGQGSVPAPPGNADPPPPETTDPLPPEVADFSAAGAADSHNL from the exons ATGTCAAAccggaaaagaaaattaattgttgatgagGGTGATGAAGAGTCAGGGGATTCAGGCCTCAACGTGCCAATACCCACCGATTTTTTAGGTCCCTCCAGTAGTGTAGGTCCTTCCCATGGGAGGGATACCCTTGAGTATCCACGCCCCTTAATTGTCTCTCCCTCCTCCGAAATAGAGCTTGTAGGTAATAGAGGCGGACCTGCTTCGGGCTCTGGTGAGAACCACAGCTATGGTGGGGTTAGGGTTCCTGAAGGAGTCGGTGATGGTGAGGGGAGCAGCTCCGGACCGAGCAGACCTCCTCAAAGAAGGCATCTTGGTCATAGGGCAGAGGCGGATTCTTACCCTATTGACTACACAGCTTGTGCTACCACCGAAACCGATCTGTTCAAGCTGAGGAACCTTTACGACATTCCTTCAGAGGTTCTCCTGGTAGTTCCAGGAAAAGGTGACGTCCCCAGTCGGCCTCCGCGGGGGTATGTGACGATGCACCTGGAGAGCTTCAAATTAGGAGCTCGACTGCCCCTTCAACGTTATTTTGCTAAGATATTGGGTGGTATGCACCTGGCCCCAGGTCAGCTACATCCCAATGGATGGAGGGTTCTCTCGGCTATGTATGTGTTGTGGAAGAGGTGTGAATCAGAGGAGCCCTCCCTTGTTGAAGTGAAGCATCTATACCAGCTGAGGAGTAGCCCGAGGGAAGCAGGCTGGTATTATTTCATGTCGAGCTCTGCGAAGAGGAAACCAATCACCGGCTTCCCCTCCTCGTGcaaaaattggaagaacaaattcttctttgctggGGGGAATTGGTGTCCAGCAGCTCACTCGCTGAGTG AATCGTGGGGTCTGATTGGGGGGCTTGAAGATCGGCCTTTACTTCAGGTGGAAACGGCTCTATTGAACGCGTCTACCTGCCAAGACCTCCTGTCACCAACAAGTCTGGTCGGCTCGGGCTTAGTGGATATAGCTGCCGGGATGGATAACAAGATTCTCAGTGCTATGACCAGAAAGCGTGGTCGAGCTTCAGGCAGCTCCAGCAACCCACCTCCTCCTCCGAAGAAAACCAGCGTAGGCCCATCCAAGGCTCCTGTTCCTGCTCTGCCCCCTCCCCCGCCCCATAAGAGTGGTGGGGAGAGAATTTCTGACAAGAGTCCCGAGGTCAGCCTCCAGTCTGGGGACCGATCCTCCTCTCTGCCATCTCGGGAACAAGGCGACTACCTGAGCTTGTATCAGAAGGATTACAAAAGATCGGTGGGGCCTAAGATGGTGAAGGACATTGAGAGTATAGACCTCTCAGAGTTGGCTGCTTCTGTTAAGAGAGTATCCTTCAGGCTGGCCACCATGGTTTCGTGTTACAAGGCCGGGGCCGCGCGCCATGAGAGGAAGCTTCAAGCTGACAATCAGGAGCTGAAGAAGAAAGCTGACTCTGCTGATCGTTCCAAGGAGAAGCTGGCCGAACTGAATCAGCAGATGTTGGAGCTGGCGGAGAAGGTTGCGGTTGCTGAGTCCACCTCCTCCAATCTTGAGGACGAGTTGGGTGGCCTAAAGTCTGACCTTCAAGTTGCTCAAAGTGAAAGGGATACTTTGAGGACCGCCCTTGAGGGAGAGATCAAATCCCTGAGTGACCAGCTGGCTGAAGAGAAAGGCAAATCCGCTGATGTGGATGATCGGTTGGATGCTGAGTACAACTCCGGGGTTGCTTTCAGCTATAAGTGTATCATGTCTGTACTCAAGGAAGAATACCCCGAGCTCGACATGAGCAAGCTGGAATCTGGGGTGGAGAGGTATATGGCTGGGGCCAGCCAGGGAGATAAGGAGCAGGGTGAGCAGGATCAGGTGGAGGCTCCTTTGGATAGGGCGCAGGAGGAGGAAATTGGGGGACGTGCTTTCGAAGTAGGTCAAGGATCCGTGCCTGCACCTCCCGGTAATGCTGATCCCCCACCTCCTGAGACTACTGACCCTTTACCTCCCGAGGTCGCTGATTTTTCAGCTGCTGGAGCCGCTGACTCTCATAATCTTTag
- the LOC102610695 gene encoding probable transcription factor At1g11510 isoform X2: MAPKKPNPREEPPAASSSAEEEEEEEDDSSGSELEVSSSSSDDDGEEEEKDTQGQDHATTMLPKTQKQPALKKPEATAQTKAPSSESESESESGSEPGASPKPSEAMKPTSSKRPNEAENKEAANAKDSKRAKKNGGADEELHKKEPGEDTKKQQPPLFQRLWSEDDEIIVLKRMIEYSTEKGIDPSQDTQAFYDYVKNSLHGDYTKAQLMDKIRRLKKKCVNNLRKSAKKGGVRTFSNPHEQRAYDLSKKLWEGSEESTGGVMALSAAKSYKKNQSQRGNNELLAALKAELLGEEGAVGDKKGNAAVFFDKTLGVAGLEEFVLHDGFNMISGAKKAELEERWKNLQVAQLKLFLQRNELIKEQALLILEASRK; encoded by the coding sequence ATGGCACCGAAGAAGCCGAATCCAAGGGAAGAACCACCAGCTGCTTCTTCGTcagcagaagaagaagaagaagaagaagacgacTCTTCAGGTTCAGAATTAGAAGTGTCGTCGTCGTCATCCGATGACgatggagaagaagaagaaaaagacacTCAAGGCCAAGACCACGCGACGACAATGTTGCCAAAAACCCAGAAGCAACCGGCTCTCAAAAAACCAGAAGCAACCGCCCAGACCAAGGCCCCCAGTTCTGAGTCGGAATCGGAATCAGAATCCGGGTCCGAACCCGGTGCTTCTCCGAAGCCTAGCGAAGCGATGAAACCCACGTCGTCGAAACGCCCGAATGAGGCTGAGAACAAGGAGGCCGCGAATGCGAAAGACTCTAAGCGAGCTAAAAAGAATGGTGGTGCCGATGAGGAGCTGCACAAGAAAGAGCCCGGAGAGGATACTAAGAAACAGCAGCCGCCGCTTTTTCAACGACTGTGGAGTGaggatgatgaaattattgTGCTGAAGCGAATGATCGAGTATTCGACAGAAAAGGGTATTGATCCGAGTCAAGATACACAAGCTTTTTATGATTATGTCAAGAATTCGCTACACGGGGACTATACTAAAGCTCAGTTGATGGATAAGATTAGGAGATTGAAGAAAAAGTGTGTGAATAATCTTAGAAAGAGTGCCAAGAAAGGAGGCGTCCGTACTTTTTCGAATCCACACGAGCAGAGAGCGTATGATCTGTCTAAAAAGTTATGGGAAGGAAGCGAAGAAAGTACTGGTGGAGTCATGGCATTATCAGCTGCTAAGTCTTATAAGAAGAATCAGAGCCAAAGGGGGAATAATGAGTTATTGGCTGCTTTGAAAGCAGAGTTGTTGGGTGAAGAAGGGGCCGTAGGAGATAAGAAAGGGAATGCAGCggttttttttgataaaactcTGGGTGTGGCTGGTTTGGAGGAGTTTGTGCTCCATGATGGATTTAACATGATCAGTGGAGCGAAAAAGGCAGAGTTGGAGGAAAGGTGGAAAAACTTGCAGGTTGCTCAGTTGAAGTTGTTCTTGCAGCGGAATGAGTTGATTAAGGAGCAGGCATTGTTGATTTTGGAAGCTTCAAGGAAGTAA